One Luteolibacter rhizosphaerae DNA segment encodes these proteins:
- a CDS encoding SDR family NAD(P)-dependent oxidoreductase, which produces MSGQVIITGGEGGLGRVLAAAFADAGHEVLAPGRSELDVCDASAVKEFFKDRAVDLLICNAGLTRDALLGKLPEEDWDAVMESNLRGAARCAAAASRGMLRARAGHLVFISSHSAIHPPAGQAAYAAAKAGLIGLTMSLAKELGPAGIRVNAVLPGFLETRMTKGLSVERREEVRAEHVLGRFNTAEAVGQFLVTLHERMPHSSGQVFRLDSRVG; this is translated from the coding sequence GTGAGCGGACAGGTGATCATCACCGGGGGTGAAGGCGGTCTCGGGCGGGTGCTCGCGGCGGCCTTCGCAGATGCGGGCCACGAGGTGCTTGCGCCGGGGCGGAGCGAGTTGGATGTCTGCGACGCCAGCGCGGTGAAGGAGTTCTTCAAGGACCGGGCGGTGGATCTCCTGATTTGCAATGCAGGGCTGACCCGGGACGCCCTGCTCGGGAAGCTGCCGGAGGAGGACTGGGACGCGGTGATGGAAAGCAATCTGCGTGGCGCAGCGCGTTGTGCTGCGGCGGCCTCGCGGGGAATGCTGCGGGCGCGTGCGGGTCACTTGGTTTTTATCTCCAGCCACTCGGCGATTCACCCGCCCGCCGGCCAAGCGGCGTATGCGGCGGCGAAGGCCGGGCTGATCGGGCTAACAATGTCTCTGGCGAAGGAACTGGGCCCGGCGGGGATCCGGGTGAACGCGGTGCTGCCCGGATTTCTGGAAACACGGATGACCAAAGGACTCAGCGTGGAAAGGCGGGAGGAGGTGCGGGCGGAGCATGTGCTAGGGCGCTTCAACACCGCGGAGGCGGTGGGGCAGTTTCTCGTGACGCTGCACGAGAGGATGCCCCACAGCTCCGGGCAGGTTTTCCGCTTGGACAGCCGGGTGGGCTAA
- a CDS encoding RNA recognition motif domain-containing protein, translating to MIILVRNIDRSISEAEMRKVLEKHGKVRSFDLVLDKETGKSKGFGFADMPGHDEALAAVEALDGSQLGSEKLRVKRAASSSLLKEPPPSRPAPKRQPRPPRPPRKR from the coding sequence ATGATCATCCTCGTCCGGAACATCGACCGCTCCATCAGCGAAGCGGAAATGCGCAAAGTCCTCGAAAAACACGGCAAGGTGCGCAGCTTCGACCTCGTCCTGGACAAGGAAACCGGCAAGTCGAAGGGCTTTGGCTTCGCCGACATGCCCGGTCACGATGAGGCGCTCGCTGCCGTCGAGGCTCTCGATGGCTCCCAGCTCGGGTCCGAGAAGCTACGCGTGAAACGCGCAGCATCTTCCTCCCTGCTCAAAGAGCCCCCGCCTTCCCGCCCCGCCCCGAAGCGGCAGCCTCGCCCGCCCCGTCCGCCGCGGAAACGATAA
- a CDS encoding type II secretion system protein encodes MKTRLVSRRLAGFTLVELLVVIAIIVVLAAMGLSVGARAMNRGKETKTKNDAVGLVHAIDDFNREYSRYPDFGAQSEEIRVEGEVGGELLTILLGKEEVGDSMQNKKQIDFATFRESSNKSQGGLVYTSKDSGAKPEGLYDSWGNALYLVIDTDNDGEVPDPFNAGKVVRESVIAYSFGADGKAGGGDDVKSW; translated from the coding sequence ATGAAAACCCGTCTCGTCTCTCGCCGCCTCGCCGGCTTCACCTTGGTCGAGCTCCTCGTGGTGATCGCCATTATCGTGGTCTTGGCCGCCATGGGCCTGAGCGTCGGAGCCCGGGCAATGAATCGAGGTAAAGAGACTAAAACCAAGAACGACGCCGTCGGACTCGTTCATGCGATCGACGACTTCAACCGCGAATACAGCCGCTATCCGGATTTCGGGGCTCAGAGTGAGGAGATCCGCGTCGAAGGCGAGGTGGGAGGTGAACTCCTGACCATCCTGCTCGGTAAGGAGGAGGTAGGTGACTCGATGCAGAACAAGAAGCAGATCGACTTCGCCACCTTCCGCGAGAGCTCGAACAAGAGCCAAGGCGGACTCGTCTACACCAGCAAGGATTCCGGAGCGAAGCCCGAGGGCCTCTACGATTCCTGGGGGAACGCCCTCTATCTGGTGATCGATACCGACAACGACGGCGAGGTCCCGGATCCCTTCAACGCGGGGAAGGTCGTTCGGGAATCCGTGATCGCCTACAGCTTCGGTGCCGACGGGAAGGCGGGCGGCGGCGATGACGTGAAATCCTGGTAA